From one Melospiza melodia melodia isolate bMelMel2 chromosome 4, bMelMel2.pri, whole genome shotgun sequence genomic stretch:
- the DNM1L gene encoding dynamin-1-like protein isoform X3 has translation MEALIPVINKLQDVFNTVGADIIQLPQIVVVGTQSSGKSSVLESLVGRDLLPRGTGVVTRRPLILQLVHVSPEDGRKGAGDENDPATWKNSRHLAKEVDAAEWGKFLHTKNKIYTDFDEIRQEIENETERISGNNKGISPEPIHLKIFSANVVNLTLVDLPGMTKVPVGDQPKDIELQIRELILQFISNPNSIILAVTAANTDMATSEALKIAREVDPDGRRTLAVITKLDLMDAGTDAMDVLMGRVIPVKLGIIGVVNRSQLDINNKKSVADSIRDEYGFLQKKYPSLANRNGTKYLARTLNRLLMHHIRDCLPELKTRINVLAAQYQSLLNSYGEPVEDKSATLLQLITKFATEYCNTIEGTAKYIETSELCGGARICYIFHETFGRTLESVDPLGGLNTIDILTAIRNATGPRPALFVPEVSFELLVKRQIKRLEEPSLRCVELVHEEMQRIIQHCSNYSTQELLRFPKLHDAIVEVVTCLLRRRLPVTNEMVHNLVAIELAYINTKHPDFADACGLMNNNIEEQRRNRLTRELPSAVPRDKNPAVGADAPQEPGTGNWRGMLKPSKAEEVAAEEKSKPAAALPASPQKGHAVNLLDVPVPVARKLSAREQRDCEVIERLIKSYFLIVRKNIQDSVPKAVMHFLVNHVKDTLQSELVGQLYKSLLLDDLLTESEDMAQRRKEAADMLKALQRASQIIAEIRETHLW, from the exons ATGGAGGCGCTGATCCCCGTCATCAACAAGCTGCAGGACGTGTTCAACACGGTGGGGGCCGACATCATCCAGCTGCCGCAGATCGTGGTGGTGGGCACGCAG AGCAGTGGAAAAAGTTCTGTGTTGGAAAGTCTTGTGGGGAGGGACCTGCTCCCACGAGGGACTGGAGTTGTCACCCGGAGACCCCtcatcctgcagctggtgcacGTTTCCCCAGAGGATGGTCGCAAAGGAGCTGGAGATGAAAATG ACCCTGCTACATGGAAAAATTCAAGACACCTTGCTAAAG AGGTAGATGCTGCAGAATGGGGTAAATTTCTTCATACCAAAAACAAG ATCTATACAGATTTTGATGAAATTCGTCAGGAAATAGAAAATGAAACAGAAAGGATTTCAGGAAACAATAAG gggatcagccctgaaccCATTCATCTGAAGATTTTTTCAGCTAATGTTGTAAATCTGACTCTTGTGGACTTACCTGGAATGACAAAG GTGCCTGTTGGTGATCAGCCTAAAGACATTGAACTTCAAATAAGAGAGCTCATCCTGCAGTTCATCAGCAACCCCAATTCCATTATCCTGGCAGTCACAGCTGCCAACACAGACATGGCCACTTCTGAAGCCCTGAAAATAGCTCGGGAGGTGGATCCAGATG GTCGAAGAACCCTTGCTGTTATCACAAAGCTGGATCTCATGGATGCTGGCACTGATGCTATGGATGTGCTCATGGGAAGAGTGATTCCAGTCAAACTTGGCATCATTGGAGTAGTGAATAG GAGTCAGTTGGATATTAACAATAAGAAGAGTGTGGCTGATTCCATTCGTGATGAGTATGGGTTTCTCCAAAAGAAATATCCTTCCCTTGCCAATCGAAATGGAACCAAGTATCTTGCTAGAACACTGAACAG ATTGCTGATGCATCATATCAGGGATTGCTTGCCAGAACTGAAAACCAGAATTAATGTTTTAGCTGCCCAGTACCAATCTCTACTGAACAGCTATGGGGAACCTGTCGAAGACAAAAGTGCTACTTTATTGCAGCTGATCACCAAATTTGCCACAGAATATTGTAATACTATTGAAGGAACAGCAAAATACATAGAGACTTCAGAGCT aTGTGGTGGAGCCAGAATCTGTTATATTTTTCATGAGACTTTTGGAAGAACTTTAGAATCTGTTGACCCTCTGGGTGGCCTTAACACAATTGACATTCTGACTGCCATTAGAAATGCCACT GGTCCCCGTCCTGCCTTGTTTGTTCCTGAGGTTTCCTTTGAGTTGCTGGTAAAAAGGCAAATCAAACGTTTGGAAGAGCCGAGCTTGCGCTGTGTGGAGCTGGTTCATGAGGAAATGCAGAGGATTATCCAGCACTGTAGTAATTACAGTACACAG GAATTACTGAGGTTTCCTAAATTGCACGATGCCATAGTTGAAGTAGTAACCTGTCTTTTGCGTAGGAGACTTCCTGTCACAAATGAAATG GTTCATAATCTGGTGGCCATTGAGTTAGCTTATATCAATACCAAACATCCAGACTTTGCTGATGCCTGTGGGTTAATGAATAACAACATAGAG GAGCAAAGGCGGAACAGGTTAACCCGGGAGCTGCCTTCTGCTGTGCCACGAGACAAG AATCCTGCTGTAGGAGCAGATGCACCTCAGGAGCCTGGAACAGGCAACTGGAGAGGAATGCTGAAACCCTCCAAAGCAGAAGAGGTAGCAGCAGAGGAAAAATCCAAGCCAGCTGCAGCCCTACCTGCTAGTCCTCAAAAAGGACATGCTGTAAACCTATTAGATGTG CCTGTACCTGTTGCACGCAAACTTTCTGCCCGTGAGCAACGAGATTGTGAAGTGATCGAACGACTTATTAAATCTTACTTCCTTATTGTCAGGAAGAACATTCAGGACAG TGTGCCAAAGGCAGTGATGCATTTTCTGGTGAACCATGTGAAGGACACTCTCCAGAGTGAGCTGGTGGGCCAGCTGTACAAATCCCTGTTGTTGGATGACCTTCTCACAGAGTCTGAGGACATGGCACAGCGTAGGAAAGAGGCAGCTGACATGCTCAAG gcccTGCAGAGAGCCAGCCAGATCATTGCAGAGATCCGAGAGACACATCTTTGGTGA
- the DNM1L gene encoding dynamin-1-like protein isoform X1, giving the protein MEALIPVINKLQDVFNTVGADIIQLPQIVVVGTQSSGKSSVLESLVGRDLLPRGTGVVTRRPLILQLVHVSPEDGRKGAGDENDPATWKNSRHLAKEVDAAEWGKFLHTKNKIYTDFDEIRQEIENETERISGNNKGISPEPIHLKIFSANVVNLTLVDLPGMTKVPVGDQPKDIELQIRELILQFISNPNSIILAVTAANTDMATSEALKIAREVDPDGRRTLAVITKLDLMDAGTDAMDVLMGRVIPVKLGIIGVVNRSQLDINNKKSVADSIRDEYGFLQKKYPSLANRNGTKYLARTLNRLLMHHIRDCLPELKTRINVLAAQYQSLLNSYGEPVEDKSATLLQLITKFATEYCNTIEGTAKYIETSELCGGARICYIFHETFGRTLESVDPLGGLNTIDILTAIRNATGPRPALFVPEVSFELLVKRQIKRLEEPSLRCVELVHEEMQRIIQHCSNYSTQELLRFPKLHDAIVEVVTCLLRRRLPVTNEMVHNLVAIELAYINTKHPDFADACGLMNNNIEEQRRNRLTRELPSAVPRDKSTKAPGALAPASQETVTAASAEADGKNPAVGADAPQEPGTGNWRGMLKPSKAEEVAAEEKSKPAAALPASPQKGHAVNLLDVPVPVARKLSAREQRDCEVIERLIKSYFLIVRKNIQDSVPKAVMHFLVNHVKDTLQSELVGQLYKSLLLDDLLTESEDMAQRRKEAADMLKALQRASQIIAEIRETHLW; this is encoded by the exons ATGGAGGCGCTGATCCCCGTCATCAACAAGCTGCAGGACGTGTTCAACACGGTGGGGGCCGACATCATCCAGCTGCCGCAGATCGTGGTGGTGGGCACGCAG AGCAGTGGAAAAAGTTCTGTGTTGGAAAGTCTTGTGGGGAGGGACCTGCTCCCACGAGGGACTGGAGTTGTCACCCGGAGACCCCtcatcctgcagctggtgcacGTTTCCCCAGAGGATGGTCGCAAAGGAGCTGGAGATGAAAATG ACCCTGCTACATGGAAAAATTCAAGACACCTTGCTAAAG AGGTAGATGCTGCAGAATGGGGTAAATTTCTTCATACCAAAAACAAG ATCTATACAGATTTTGATGAAATTCGTCAGGAAATAGAAAATGAAACAGAAAGGATTTCAGGAAACAATAAG gggatcagccctgaaccCATTCATCTGAAGATTTTTTCAGCTAATGTTGTAAATCTGACTCTTGTGGACTTACCTGGAATGACAAAG GTGCCTGTTGGTGATCAGCCTAAAGACATTGAACTTCAAATAAGAGAGCTCATCCTGCAGTTCATCAGCAACCCCAATTCCATTATCCTGGCAGTCACAGCTGCCAACACAGACATGGCCACTTCTGAAGCCCTGAAAATAGCTCGGGAGGTGGATCCAGATG GTCGAAGAACCCTTGCTGTTATCACAAAGCTGGATCTCATGGATGCTGGCACTGATGCTATGGATGTGCTCATGGGAAGAGTGATTCCAGTCAAACTTGGCATCATTGGAGTAGTGAATAG GAGTCAGTTGGATATTAACAATAAGAAGAGTGTGGCTGATTCCATTCGTGATGAGTATGGGTTTCTCCAAAAGAAATATCCTTCCCTTGCCAATCGAAATGGAACCAAGTATCTTGCTAGAACACTGAACAG ATTGCTGATGCATCATATCAGGGATTGCTTGCCAGAACTGAAAACCAGAATTAATGTTTTAGCTGCCCAGTACCAATCTCTACTGAACAGCTATGGGGAACCTGTCGAAGACAAAAGTGCTACTTTATTGCAGCTGATCACCAAATTTGCCACAGAATATTGTAATACTATTGAAGGAACAGCAAAATACATAGAGACTTCAGAGCT aTGTGGTGGAGCCAGAATCTGTTATATTTTTCATGAGACTTTTGGAAGAACTTTAGAATCTGTTGACCCTCTGGGTGGCCTTAACACAATTGACATTCTGACTGCCATTAGAAATGCCACT GGTCCCCGTCCTGCCTTGTTTGTTCCTGAGGTTTCCTTTGAGTTGCTGGTAAAAAGGCAAATCAAACGTTTGGAAGAGCCGAGCTTGCGCTGTGTGGAGCTGGTTCATGAGGAAATGCAGAGGATTATCCAGCACTGTAGTAATTACAGTACACAG GAATTACTGAGGTTTCCTAAATTGCACGATGCCATAGTTGAAGTAGTAACCTGTCTTTTGCGTAGGAGACTTCCTGTCACAAATGAAATG GTTCATAATCTGGTGGCCATTGAGTTAGCTTATATCAATACCAAACATCCAGACTTTGCTGATGCCTGTGGGTTAATGAATAACAACATAGAG GAGCAAAGGCGGAACAGGTTAACCCGGGAGCTGCCTTCTGCTGTGCCACGAGACAAG TCTACTAAAGCTCCAGGTGCATTGGCACCTGCTTCCCAGGAGACTGTtactgctgcttctgctgaggCTGATGGCAAG AATCCTGCTGTAGGAGCAGATGCACCTCAGGAGCCTGGAACAGGCAACTGGAGAGGAATGCTGAAACCCTCCAAAGCAGAAGAGGTAGCAGCAGAGGAAAAATCCAAGCCAGCTGCAGCCCTACCTGCTAGTCCTCAAAAAGGACATGCTGTAAACCTATTAGATGTG CCTGTACCTGTTGCACGCAAACTTTCTGCCCGTGAGCAACGAGATTGTGAAGTGATCGAACGACTTATTAAATCTTACTTCCTTATTGTCAGGAAGAACATTCAGGACAG TGTGCCAAAGGCAGTGATGCATTTTCTGGTGAACCATGTGAAGGACACTCTCCAGAGTGAGCTGGTGGGCCAGCTGTACAAATCCCTGTTGTTGGATGACCTTCTCACAGAGTCTGAGGACATGGCACAGCGTAGGAAAGAGGCAGCTGACATGCTCAAG gcccTGCAGAGAGCCAGCCAGATCATTGCAGAGATCCGAGAGACACATCTTTGGTGA
- the DNM1L gene encoding dynamin-1-like protein isoform X4: MEALIPVINKLQDVFNTVGADIIQLPQIVVVGTQSSGKSSVLESLVGRDLLPRGTGVVTRRPLILQLVHVSPEDGRKGAGDENEVDAAEWGKFLHTKNKIYTDFDEIRQEIENETERISGNNKGISPEPIHLKIFSANVVNLTLVDLPGMTKVPVGDQPKDIELQIRELILQFISNPNSIILAVTAANTDMATSEALKIAREVDPDGRRTLAVITKLDLMDAGTDAMDVLMGRVIPVKLGIIGVVNRSQLDINNKKSVADSIRDEYGFLQKKYPSLANRNGTKYLARTLNRLLMHHIRDCLPELKTRINVLAAQYQSLLNSYGEPVEDKSATLLQLITKFATEYCNTIEGTAKYIETSELCGGARICYIFHETFGRTLESVDPLGGLNTIDILTAIRNATGPRPALFVPEVSFELLVKRQIKRLEEPSLRCVELVHEEMQRIIQHCSNYSTQELLRFPKLHDAIVEVVTCLLRRRLPVTNEMVHNLVAIELAYINTKHPDFADACGLMNNNIEEQRRNRLTRELPSAVPRDKNPAVGADAPQEPGTGNWRGMLKPSKAEEVAAEEKSKPAAALPASPQKGHAVNLLDVPVPVARKLSAREQRDCEVIERLIKSYFLIVRKNIQDSVPKAVMHFLVNHVKDTLQSELVGQLYKSLLLDDLLTESEDMAQRRKEAADMLKALQRASQIIAEIRETHLW, from the exons ATGGAGGCGCTGATCCCCGTCATCAACAAGCTGCAGGACGTGTTCAACACGGTGGGGGCCGACATCATCCAGCTGCCGCAGATCGTGGTGGTGGGCACGCAG AGCAGTGGAAAAAGTTCTGTGTTGGAAAGTCTTGTGGGGAGGGACCTGCTCCCACGAGGGACTGGAGTTGTCACCCGGAGACCCCtcatcctgcagctggtgcacGTTTCCCCAGAGGATGGTCGCAAAGGAGCTGGAGATGAAAATG AGGTAGATGCTGCAGAATGGGGTAAATTTCTTCATACCAAAAACAAG ATCTATACAGATTTTGATGAAATTCGTCAGGAAATAGAAAATGAAACAGAAAGGATTTCAGGAAACAATAAG gggatcagccctgaaccCATTCATCTGAAGATTTTTTCAGCTAATGTTGTAAATCTGACTCTTGTGGACTTACCTGGAATGACAAAG GTGCCTGTTGGTGATCAGCCTAAAGACATTGAACTTCAAATAAGAGAGCTCATCCTGCAGTTCATCAGCAACCCCAATTCCATTATCCTGGCAGTCACAGCTGCCAACACAGACATGGCCACTTCTGAAGCCCTGAAAATAGCTCGGGAGGTGGATCCAGATG GTCGAAGAACCCTTGCTGTTATCACAAAGCTGGATCTCATGGATGCTGGCACTGATGCTATGGATGTGCTCATGGGAAGAGTGATTCCAGTCAAACTTGGCATCATTGGAGTAGTGAATAG GAGTCAGTTGGATATTAACAATAAGAAGAGTGTGGCTGATTCCATTCGTGATGAGTATGGGTTTCTCCAAAAGAAATATCCTTCCCTTGCCAATCGAAATGGAACCAAGTATCTTGCTAGAACACTGAACAG ATTGCTGATGCATCATATCAGGGATTGCTTGCCAGAACTGAAAACCAGAATTAATGTTTTAGCTGCCCAGTACCAATCTCTACTGAACAGCTATGGGGAACCTGTCGAAGACAAAAGTGCTACTTTATTGCAGCTGATCACCAAATTTGCCACAGAATATTGTAATACTATTGAAGGAACAGCAAAATACATAGAGACTTCAGAGCT aTGTGGTGGAGCCAGAATCTGTTATATTTTTCATGAGACTTTTGGAAGAACTTTAGAATCTGTTGACCCTCTGGGTGGCCTTAACACAATTGACATTCTGACTGCCATTAGAAATGCCACT GGTCCCCGTCCTGCCTTGTTTGTTCCTGAGGTTTCCTTTGAGTTGCTGGTAAAAAGGCAAATCAAACGTTTGGAAGAGCCGAGCTTGCGCTGTGTGGAGCTGGTTCATGAGGAAATGCAGAGGATTATCCAGCACTGTAGTAATTACAGTACACAG GAATTACTGAGGTTTCCTAAATTGCACGATGCCATAGTTGAAGTAGTAACCTGTCTTTTGCGTAGGAGACTTCCTGTCACAAATGAAATG GTTCATAATCTGGTGGCCATTGAGTTAGCTTATATCAATACCAAACATCCAGACTTTGCTGATGCCTGTGGGTTAATGAATAACAACATAGAG GAGCAAAGGCGGAACAGGTTAACCCGGGAGCTGCCTTCTGCTGTGCCACGAGACAAG AATCCTGCTGTAGGAGCAGATGCACCTCAGGAGCCTGGAACAGGCAACTGGAGAGGAATGCTGAAACCCTCCAAAGCAGAAGAGGTAGCAGCAGAGGAAAAATCCAAGCCAGCTGCAGCCCTACCTGCTAGTCCTCAAAAAGGACATGCTGTAAACCTATTAGATGTG CCTGTACCTGTTGCACGCAAACTTTCTGCCCGTGAGCAACGAGATTGTGAAGTGATCGAACGACTTATTAAATCTTACTTCCTTATTGTCAGGAAGAACATTCAGGACAG TGTGCCAAAGGCAGTGATGCATTTTCTGGTGAACCATGTGAAGGACACTCTCCAGAGTGAGCTGGTGGGCCAGCTGTACAAATCCCTGTTGTTGGATGACCTTCTCACAGAGTCTGAGGACATGGCACAGCGTAGGAAAGAGGCAGCTGACATGCTCAAG gcccTGCAGAGAGCCAGCCAGATCATTGCAGAGATCCGAGAGACACATCTTTGGTGA
- the DNM1L gene encoding dynamin-1-like protein isoform X2 — translation MEALIPVINKLQDVFNTVGADIIQLPQIVVVGTQSSGKSSVLESLVGRDLLPRGTGVVTRRPLILQLVHVSPEDGRKGAGDENEVDAAEWGKFLHTKNKIYTDFDEIRQEIENETERISGNNKGISPEPIHLKIFSANVVNLTLVDLPGMTKVPVGDQPKDIELQIRELILQFISNPNSIILAVTAANTDMATSEALKIAREVDPDGRRTLAVITKLDLMDAGTDAMDVLMGRVIPVKLGIIGVVNRSQLDINNKKSVADSIRDEYGFLQKKYPSLANRNGTKYLARTLNRLLMHHIRDCLPELKTRINVLAAQYQSLLNSYGEPVEDKSATLLQLITKFATEYCNTIEGTAKYIETSELCGGARICYIFHETFGRTLESVDPLGGLNTIDILTAIRNATGPRPALFVPEVSFELLVKRQIKRLEEPSLRCVELVHEEMQRIIQHCSNYSTQELLRFPKLHDAIVEVVTCLLRRRLPVTNEMVHNLVAIELAYINTKHPDFADACGLMNNNIEEQRRNRLTRELPSAVPRDKSTKAPGALAPASQETVTAASAEADGKNPAVGADAPQEPGTGNWRGMLKPSKAEEVAAEEKSKPAAALPASPQKGHAVNLLDVPVPVARKLSAREQRDCEVIERLIKSYFLIVRKNIQDSVPKAVMHFLVNHVKDTLQSELVGQLYKSLLLDDLLTESEDMAQRRKEAADMLKALQRASQIIAEIRETHLW, via the exons ATGGAGGCGCTGATCCCCGTCATCAACAAGCTGCAGGACGTGTTCAACACGGTGGGGGCCGACATCATCCAGCTGCCGCAGATCGTGGTGGTGGGCACGCAG AGCAGTGGAAAAAGTTCTGTGTTGGAAAGTCTTGTGGGGAGGGACCTGCTCCCACGAGGGACTGGAGTTGTCACCCGGAGACCCCtcatcctgcagctggtgcacGTTTCCCCAGAGGATGGTCGCAAAGGAGCTGGAGATGAAAATG AGGTAGATGCTGCAGAATGGGGTAAATTTCTTCATACCAAAAACAAG ATCTATACAGATTTTGATGAAATTCGTCAGGAAATAGAAAATGAAACAGAAAGGATTTCAGGAAACAATAAG gggatcagccctgaaccCATTCATCTGAAGATTTTTTCAGCTAATGTTGTAAATCTGACTCTTGTGGACTTACCTGGAATGACAAAG GTGCCTGTTGGTGATCAGCCTAAAGACATTGAACTTCAAATAAGAGAGCTCATCCTGCAGTTCATCAGCAACCCCAATTCCATTATCCTGGCAGTCACAGCTGCCAACACAGACATGGCCACTTCTGAAGCCCTGAAAATAGCTCGGGAGGTGGATCCAGATG GTCGAAGAACCCTTGCTGTTATCACAAAGCTGGATCTCATGGATGCTGGCACTGATGCTATGGATGTGCTCATGGGAAGAGTGATTCCAGTCAAACTTGGCATCATTGGAGTAGTGAATAG GAGTCAGTTGGATATTAACAATAAGAAGAGTGTGGCTGATTCCATTCGTGATGAGTATGGGTTTCTCCAAAAGAAATATCCTTCCCTTGCCAATCGAAATGGAACCAAGTATCTTGCTAGAACACTGAACAG ATTGCTGATGCATCATATCAGGGATTGCTTGCCAGAACTGAAAACCAGAATTAATGTTTTAGCTGCCCAGTACCAATCTCTACTGAACAGCTATGGGGAACCTGTCGAAGACAAAAGTGCTACTTTATTGCAGCTGATCACCAAATTTGCCACAGAATATTGTAATACTATTGAAGGAACAGCAAAATACATAGAGACTTCAGAGCT aTGTGGTGGAGCCAGAATCTGTTATATTTTTCATGAGACTTTTGGAAGAACTTTAGAATCTGTTGACCCTCTGGGTGGCCTTAACACAATTGACATTCTGACTGCCATTAGAAATGCCACT GGTCCCCGTCCTGCCTTGTTTGTTCCTGAGGTTTCCTTTGAGTTGCTGGTAAAAAGGCAAATCAAACGTTTGGAAGAGCCGAGCTTGCGCTGTGTGGAGCTGGTTCATGAGGAAATGCAGAGGATTATCCAGCACTGTAGTAATTACAGTACACAG GAATTACTGAGGTTTCCTAAATTGCACGATGCCATAGTTGAAGTAGTAACCTGTCTTTTGCGTAGGAGACTTCCTGTCACAAATGAAATG GTTCATAATCTGGTGGCCATTGAGTTAGCTTATATCAATACCAAACATCCAGACTTTGCTGATGCCTGTGGGTTAATGAATAACAACATAGAG GAGCAAAGGCGGAACAGGTTAACCCGGGAGCTGCCTTCTGCTGTGCCACGAGACAAG TCTACTAAAGCTCCAGGTGCATTGGCACCTGCTTCCCAGGAGACTGTtactgctgcttctgctgaggCTGATGGCAAG AATCCTGCTGTAGGAGCAGATGCACCTCAGGAGCCTGGAACAGGCAACTGGAGAGGAATGCTGAAACCCTCCAAAGCAGAAGAGGTAGCAGCAGAGGAAAAATCCAAGCCAGCTGCAGCCCTACCTGCTAGTCCTCAAAAAGGACATGCTGTAAACCTATTAGATGTG CCTGTACCTGTTGCACGCAAACTTTCTGCCCGTGAGCAACGAGATTGTGAAGTGATCGAACGACTTATTAAATCTTACTTCCTTATTGTCAGGAAGAACATTCAGGACAG TGTGCCAAAGGCAGTGATGCATTTTCTGGTGAACCATGTGAAGGACACTCTCCAGAGTGAGCTGGTGGGCCAGCTGTACAAATCCCTGTTGTTGGATGACCTTCTCACAGAGTCTGAGGACATGGCACAGCGTAGGAAAGAGGCAGCTGACATGCTCAAG gcccTGCAGAGAGCCAGCCAGATCATTGCAGAGATCCGAGAGACACATCTTTGGTGA